TTTGATTTGTCTTGGTGTGTATAGTTGACGAGGCAATTGTGTCTGGTTTAGTGAATTACCTTTCAAACATAGCACTGCTAGCAGTGCTGAATTTACTTTGTGAAGTTTTGCAGCAAATGGGGCAATGGTTATACTCATCTTTGTAATTTGCAATAAACAATACAAGAGTTGGGTGTTAGTAGTCCAATTTGGAAAAGCCCAGATGAATATTGTTCTGAATTCCTCATATGCATGTGATCAAGTTGCTTGTAGTACTTGTCCAATTGGTGTTAAACATCTTATGATAAGAACTGGCTTCGACTATTCAAATTTCCACAAGGTTTTCTTTTTCAGATTGTAAAGCTACATGTAACCATTGCCCATATGCTATTAACTATGTTTGCTTTATTAGTTCTAGTTCTATAATGTAATGACAAAAACCTGATTGTACATCATCCATGTTATTACTTCTACTCGCTCAATAGAAATCTTAACGTCGCTGAGGATGATGATCGTGGTAAGGATGCAGACGAGGATGGAGGGGATATAATTTCAGGTCTCCTCTGCAAGATTGTGGTTCAGTTTGAGAAACATGGGGACTTCTATAATGCTCTTAAAGTCTTATGTGGACACTCATTGCAGAAGGTAGTAACTTGGTTTTCTCTATATGCTATTATTTTGATGTTACACGAGTTATATGGTTTTTATTCAATcttctttttataaatttatgTTGGTAAAGGCCTGGATTTGACCAGTAAACATTGAACAGCTTTTTGTCACACTCGAGCATTATGCATTAGAGTCAGCCACGGTCTGGTTTGGACCTGGAACCGGGCCGGTCAAGTTCAAACTGACAttttttcttcaaaaaaaaaTTCCCAAACGTTGTAATGACTCAAACTGGAGTGACCCTGCAGTCTGTTCCTGGGCCCTTGATTCCAGGGACTAGAATCAGACCGGTCCAGCCCATCCCACTGGCCATGTCTATTATGCATAATGGATAGGCTTTTGGCCTTTTGTGCACCTTGGCACATTTGTGGCATGCATATGGAATTCCATCTCATGTTTCACCCATAtttgtgagggagagagagaccaAGAATTTACAATACACCAACACATATGTATTAAGCATGTGGGTTTTTTTCTACAGAAGCTTTTCTTAGAGAGCATGGACATTGAAGTGTTCATATTCACAATATTTTGCAGCGTGAGCTGTATATTCAATTTGAATTTTCCTTGACACGTAATGCCTTTGGTGCATTGTCCCTGACATACGTTTCCAGCATCTAGTCCTCTCATCTTTACCCTTTATACATTTTCTTTTCATATGATATCTTCTGGATGATGTTAATAATAGTAAGGGTATCATTTTTAAAGAGTGATTTTTTTTTCACATGCAACATCAACTCTGCAAATCAGGTGCTGCGTGTTTGAgattattaattaatcaaatagttTATTTGTTAGTGATGGCTGGCTTGGATATGAtaatcaattacttgatcaattaTTTTTGAGCAGCAAGGGTCTCGATTGAAGGCTGATTATGATGTAACCTGGACCAAGGATAGCTTCTTCCAAAAGTCAAGTAGTCAAGCAAAAGAAAAGAGTGATAGGATGCCAGCAGTGGGAGGAGGGCACTACAGAAATGAAGGTCCTAGACATGAAAGATACATTTCTCAGTTCACTTCTGATGATTCACGACGGAAGAGATTCAAGGTTAGaaaccaagtgatgaacattacaAATAAAAAGAATTTTTGATTTTTTCCAAGTTTCTGAAGCCTTTTTCACATCAGTATATATATAGCTTTACAGGCTAAACACTGAAAGTCACTTGTATTGAATTTATATTCGATCATAGGCCCAACCTTATTAGTGCTTGGGCTGGGCTTGGAATCTTTCAAGGCCTGGCAAAATCTGGCCTATAATGCTTGGTAAAAAAATCAGGCCCAAATAACATTGAGTTGGGCTTTGGCCTAGACTATGGCCATGGCCCAGCTTGCCATCTGATGAAGTTTATAACTGGTTTAACATGTAGGTCTATTTTCATATACTGGATGGCTTCAGTTCATAGAGTTGGTCCCACTAGTTTGTTGGTTGAGGAAGGGCATGGCCCCACTGCAAAGAAGCAACATTTTCCTCATTTTAAATACCATTTTTAATCTGATTCTAACTGCTTATTGAGGTCTATGTACGACGCTATAACTGATGGTACATCCTTTTGTTGAAATGCAGGAATAGGGTTGTGAAACATGGTGACAATTTTTCTCCAGTTTGGACTTTTCACAAGAAGCCAATTCTTGCTGCTTCAACTACCAAATATGTGATGTTCTACCTTCTCGAATTTTCTTTGTATCAATAGCCTTGTAGAAAATGACGCAAAATTGAGCTCATTATGGTGTAGGAGCTGTACTATagttcacaatttcacaatttgACGTTATTGGATTTTACAGTGACATGGCTTTCTAATAGCATAGCAAGTCGTAGTATTGCCCAATTAGTTGAAAGATTATGGAGTTGGATGTAGTTATATATAAGAATAAGCCTAATAGttcttagattaaatatttatatgggATTACTGCATTCATTATTTCAATTTTACGAATGCTTTAATTGACTCGGTgcgaatttaaatataaatatttgatttaaaaattataaCTTCAAGCTTATATTAGCTGTTGAGCTTAATATTTGTAACTCCTCACTATTGATAGCAATGGAAGCTTCTGCAAGGCATTCAGTACTACAATGGTAACCATGAAACAAATTGCATCGGCCAGAAAATGCCGAAAACTCAACTTCTATGCAAATCTGGCATTCAAGTCGAGCAATGATTTTTTCATCTCATAGCAACGGAATGCCTAGTTGCTTACTGCAGCTGAAGATAGCTAATGTGGTAAGTGAATTGTTATCTATTATATCATATGCAAATGGATATAGCAGATCTCTAGCATGTTCTCATCTTGTTGGCACAGTTGGTAGACAGTAGTTTACGTGATTGGGAAAGGATTTCTAGAAgctaaaattgacatttatttaaCCTAGAAAAGAAAGGACACAACTGTTTTTTTTtattggaaataaatattgaggcCTACACACCATTCCTATTTTCTCCAGGGTTTTGTAGATTGTAAAGCTCAGCCCTTAGCGTATAAATGAGTGTTGGTCAGTATAGAATACATAAAATagtcttaaaaattataattaatttaatttaaaattattcaaTTGTAAAAATATAAATCATGAACTAATGTTGTGGCGGATGAGAAGGATGTGGCTTGTATTaatggtgcaagaccaattggtgtATAAAACTGCAACTGGTTTATGGACCATTCTAATATTGTGGTGGTTTTATCTGAAAGATCTAACAACTCatttatgaaccccttatctagaaGGTCAATTTGGAGTGTGAAAATAATGCAATCTAGAGGATTTTCCAATTTAATTAGCATAGCCCTTTGAGTAAGTTATCCGCTGTTGCTTGATCATCATGGCTTTCTCTGGATTTTTTTGCTTGAATTTATCAAAATCGAAACTTCCTTTAAATTAAGCAATATGTCAAATtgagattttttattttattattttaatttaatgtttttaatatttgctatcataatatttttaaatcaaCTTTCTTTGTATTTCTTCTGTTTGAAagctaaattttataataatttaacattcaatttattttcttttatcaatttttatatttaaaaacttagccttattttattttgaaaaaaatatttttcatatttttagcATTTGACATTTTTAAAAATGATCAatcgaaaatatttttttaattaaagagaaaattaaattattttttaagaaaaagctTTCCCTTCTTAAAagagaaaattaatttttgaattttggtaattttctaaaaataatcaaacatacataatataaaaatattttattattttagtacttattactaaaaaatgaaaatatttttaatattttcatgaaaaatattttttatatatcaattattttctatgaaatgaatgaagtgagtgaaaaaatttattatttataatttaaaaaattttattttaaaaaatcataaaaaattgaattaaattgaatttttttctcttttaagtatttttttcttttcaaatcaGCCTATTAAGATTAAGATTTTTTTTCGAAGATGTTTTATTTTACATTGATTTGGTGCATTCAAAAAATATAGCaaaatctattaaattttaatttaataataataatgagagaattattttttgttaaaaaaaaagggGAACTATATCAAGCAATATTTAAAATAAGAGATTCCACAAATGAAATGCATAAGGAGACAACGATTCAAACAATGAGATTATTTAGAAACACAATTAAAAAAAGTGCCATTCAATTTCGAAGAAACCTTACAAAACCACTTTGAATAAAACATTACAGGGCATTATATAGTTAATATCGTTGAACGCATAATTTACATTTATGAACATTTCAAAGAGTTGAAATTTCAATCCCCACCAAACAAGGGAACCGAAAATTTTTTCTACATCATCATCACAACAGACAAAAATGCTAATtctaaaacaaaaagaagaaaaaaaaaattaaagaaacaagaaaaatcaaataatctTCAGAAGCTATTTTGACGCCCATGAGGAGATTTGACCTTGGAATCCCCAGTCATATTCTTGTTGCTCCTTGGAGAAATTTCACTGTATCTTCTCACCAATTGCTTCTTCTTTGCTGGTCTTTTTGAACTCAATGTAGGGACTAGATACCACCCAATAGAGGTGCATAGAATTGCTACTGATCTTCCAAAGAAAGCCAAGAACAGCAAAATCAAGACTATAAACATTGGCATATAATACGAAGGTCTTCTCCATTTATGcaacttcaagttccatgaaaGCATCCTCTTCTTCTCAGTCTTTTTATCAGTTTCCAATCTTGTTTGCTTGGATTCTTCCTCATGCTGAACAGCTGATGTCTCTATTGGCGATTTATCCAAAGCTTCTGCGTTTTGTGTGGTTCTTGGTTCATCTTTAAAATCAATGCCCTTATTTTGATCTTGCTTATTCTGATCCTTCAACTTCACTATGATTGGGACGCAATCATTTGAGCTGGAGTAAACGAAACGAACAAATGAAATATCCTGAGAATCCACCTGGGAATATATCTGTTGCCTCTTCTCTTCAAGATCAGCTAAAAGTGCAGAGAACTTGTCAAGTCCACGAGTGGAATATGGGTTCTTGCTATCCTTGGtgctttttcttgattttcttggaGTGGAACAGGGGCTAGAACCCTGCTGTAGAGGTTCATCTTCCTCTTCTTGATGATGATGAAAACTGCCACAAATGAAAGGACTCAACATCTCATAATCTAAGCTGTAAAGCTAGCCTTCTTCTGGGGCCAAAGGGGTTTCTTGAAGGTTTTAATTTTGGACTAATTCTTCTCAATGGAGGATTAGAAATGGAATAGAGAGGGAGAGGGCTACAACTACTTATTTAAGGGATGCAAAAGAAGACCAGATCCAAGATGGCATTTTAGTCAAATCAAACGTTTGATAAATAATACAAAATAATAAAATCATACATTTAGAAGCTTCTATGTAGATTGCGGTGTCGTTTGACTTCTTGGCTTCTTGGAGAGGAGGTAATCACTAATTAACAATAAACTAATGGCACatgaataatttattaatttataatttaaagtcATCTTATATGTTATTCCTTTCTGCATCAAACATGATGTATCAACTATCAATCAAGGGGATAAACATGGTTACTTGGACAAGGGAGGGAGCTTGGGTTAGGTAAATTGTGTCTATTGGTATTaacataacaaaataaaagatGATGCAACTCTTGTTTATAATAATGATTATGATTAATATCTTATTTTCCAGATGAGCCACTCTGAAATCGTTAGCTGAGCAGCTAGGTTTGTTGGCAAGATGAAATTTGTTtgcaaattaattattttattattatatttatgccTTCATATGTTCTAGAGTGGTAATTGCTTATGTCATATTAACCCATTTTCTTATTAAATTGTGATGTTAGGATAAAGATAGATAGAGAAAAACTTACATTAATTGGAATCCTCTTAATATATAAGAGCCAATGATATGATGTGTGATTGTAAAATTCCAAAATTGAAATTAAGATCAAGGATAAGCATCAGTATATGGATTCCTATATTTTTCAACCTGCTACATCTTCTGGAAGAGAGACTGAAGAAGGATTTCTTGAGAGCCAAGAAGAAGGCGTATATAAGACTACAAGGTAAATTTGTGAAATTttgactttaaaatttatttttagaaatatttaaataagCTTATGCGTCATATGAATCATTCAATTGAATATATTTATTTGGtaggaaatttttatttagattcggtccattataattcaaaatataaatatatgagatcTATAAATTTAATAGGTAAATTTCACTGCACATTTTTTATATTGAACTCATGATGAATtgagtaaaaaaataataataaaatgtgaAGCATGCACATTGCAATTAGATGATATTAATAAGGATTGTGGAGTAGCTAATTATCAAGTTTGAGTTAGCTTCTGGGAAATTGAGCTGATTGACAAGTAGGCTGTGAAATATTCAAACAGATGTAATGTAATCTGTGCTGAAAAAGCAAGAAGCGTGGACAAGAAGAGATGCTTAGCTTAATTAGGTTTTGGTAATTAAATTGCACTGAAGAGGAAGTAATCAGGTGAAAGGCTGATAATCAGTGTACTGCCTGCAATCTCATCCACAGTGACATAGCCAAACAAAATTGATATTGGATTATTCTTTAAAGTTGTAAGACAAAGTGAATGATACCATAAACAATGATGGAaataaattgacctaattgatgaGTATGAACACATAATCCCATTTTCTTAATTAGTTTCTAAATATTAAATAAGCATATTTAGAATTTGATTAATGAATTACACCCAAAAACAACTAAACAAGGGAAGATAaagaaataaaatgtgaaaactttgaaagaaAAACTGCAAGACAGGAAACTAATTATAAACAATGATCACCTAAACCATCCCTTGTTCACTACGCAAATGCTTTGCCTCctaatttaatttaatcattagAATTTTGAaagcaaattatatatatatatataccaaggGCAATTATTCAAACCTGCCTTTTGTTTTTCTAGTTCCATACAAAATTCCATTTCTCTCTTTTTGGTACTTTCTTGAAATAGAGACAAGAGAACCAAAACGGCAAAACCAAATTattggggaaaagaaaagatTCAGCCTCCATCATGTACGTTTTTTTCTCCAGAGACTTGCGTTGGTAGAATTATTGTAACGTTTATGGGCATTGTTATTATAGATTTTACAATAATTTactagaa
This is a stretch of genomic DNA from Hevea brasiliensis isolate MT/VB/25A 57/8 chromosome 12, ASM3005281v1, whole genome shotgun sequence. It encodes these proteins:
- the LOC110669776 gene encoding uncharacterized protein LOC110669776, coding for MLSPFICGSFHHHQEEEDEPLQQGSSPCSTPRKSRKSTKDSKNPYSTRGLDKFSALLADLEEKRQQIYSQVDSQDISFVRFVYSSSNDCVPIIVKLKDQNKQDQNKGIDFKDEPRTTQNAEALDKSPIETSAVQHEEESKQTRLETDKKTEKKRMLSWNLKLHKWRRPSYYMPMFIVLILLFLAFFGRSVAILCTSIGWYLVPTLSSKRPAKKKQLVRRYSEISPRSNKNMTGDSKVKSPHGRQNSF